A DNA window from Calliphora vicina chromosome 1, idCalVici1.1, whole genome shotgun sequence contains the following coding sequences:
- the LOC135958634 gene encoding uncharacterized protein LOC135958634 isoform X1: MPPIKYTATIAPNTVHIGDKVRIKGILMDDAKEFSINFVNEVCRNPAFITYHFKWILDENVIVENFKENGEWIDHKEKMFDQLDGVFHSKNSFSSDHLYTNNSIINYSVLGTIFELEFAFQDGYIDVYKIYDTSRNLITSYDTELNITDIKSLQVWGDVKKISEITFAYA, from the exons atgccacCGATTAAATATACTGCCACTATTGCACCCAATACCGTACATATTGGTGATAAAGTGCGAATCAAAGGAATTTTAATGGATGATGCAAAAGA ATTTTCCATAAACTTTGTAAATGAGGTATGCCGAAATCCAGCATTTATAACATACCATTTCAAATGGATTTTGGATGAAAATGTCATTGTGGAGAATTTCAAAGAAAATGGCGAATGGATAGATCACAAAGAGAAAATGTTTGATCAACTTGATGGTGTGTTTCATAGTAAAAATTCATTCAGCTCTGATCATCTCTATACTAacaattcaattataaattattcTGTTTTAGGTACAATATTCGAATTAGAATTTGCATTCCAAGATGGTTACATTGATGTTTATAAAATCTATGACACATCGCGAAATCTGATTACATCATATGATACAGAATTAAATATAACCGATATTAAATCCTTACAAGTGTGGGGTGATGTTAAGAAAATTTCGGAAATTACATTCGCATATGCGTAG
- the LOC135958634 gene encoding uncharacterized protein LOC135958634 isoform X2 has product MPPIKYTATIAPNTVHIGDKVRIKGILMDDAKEFSINFVNEVCRNPAFITYHFKWILDENVIVENFKENGEWIDHKEKMFDQLDGTIFELEFAFQDGYIDVYKIYDTSRNLITSYDTELNITDIKSLQVWGDVKKISEITFAYA; this is encoded by the exons atgccacCGATTAAATATACTGCCACTATTGCACCCAATACCGTACATATTGGTGATAAAGTGCGAATCAAAGGAATTTTAATGGATGATGCAAAAGA ATTTTCCATAAACTTTGTAAATGAGGTATGCCGAAATCCAGCATTTATAACATACCATTTCAAATGGATTTTGGATGAAAATGTCATTGTGGAGAATTTCAAAGAAAATGGCGAATGGATAGATCACAAAGAGAAAATGTTTGATCAACTTGATG GTACAATATTCGAATTAGAATTTGCATTCCAAGATGGTTACATTGATGTTTATAAAATCTATGACACATCGCGAAATCTGATTACATCATATGATACAGAATTAAATATAACCGATATTAAATCCTTACAAGTGTGGGGTGATGTTAAGAAAATTTCGGAAATTACATTCGCATATGCGTAG